One Vespula pensylvanica isolate Volc-1 chromosome 14, ASM1446617v1, whole genome shotgun sequence genomic window carries:
- the LOC122634231 gene encoding KICSTOR complex protein SZT2-like isoform X1, with translation MAEIKNEEKTVLEADTVFLLMKRGFPISRNVRAQWMLEHLDSVIEIQQSSTNYEDAPELEVVSVLPNGSPGSWSCDTSHQFLYKVIGTTSIIFLAHKYRMVFSLDLSPSLATVDIQHGEIVIDEVYLATKRCLEGITKPFTIPGSKRTLQPEIFVTVIAHTPFLTSPSQQVLVQGWLLTANNVNHLIQHLEKQLNLLEEKVSFVAAIANQQLETLKAENERLVGGLFEDGTSYYNKNNSCLGNTAMILPEANFINMLRYGMLALTLLPEHSCAHLIIISDGIVSTTDVHVLDSIMQQLRATTIACSFVHVGSVYHPHCADGLIPYQDLLCFLAAATLGSYMTYMPQIVPEHGEDINMYHKNFLYWQLYRDTSNSIISTKQTKWHSNNTFFYGHKPVHLLRKKQIDDQVTCTLSSLLCCRLREGYLIKRAIIREDILEICFVLLWKSNVFLEHLVTCPWSSKSLSVSNTIQYTITIEAPYEFLHDITCLSKKPLKSQYRQGVVSRFWIAIKSLTESDNMLAHFSWFPGSGWSWYNIPDTIRSGIPVFNLSAHPVPNTLQLSDAACPQFGQIWHPVVSMETAQWARWMHTQRITLVLSHDRPLPKYLHQANQNGRFQWIQCRQAAAVLYAMLKTWATFVLVENHTYVQFIYKEVEKPPVAFSLIRVNCKALCVVLNIAFTGGTEGGVRHNVVVDLIERLSQLTLPNRPMEYQETLCCTVIHKPLEKILIRYERVPNDPSVMVFPDITHTNSNRNPSILTNNHTTTLSRYLFHNRWLWHVKRPFVHIVPGITLPRLNITAIARILSTITKMRLEEGFYFAYSAAGIINMVLEVNMQGLGKNSEHFPCIVQYIIFPPQIVLNATLEADQSDEDTDEGTVDGDLSTEDCEGSGDFQIITEIWIEPQYGHVGMLTKRAGEFMHSLQYHQLPDAIARIDEECVNALLTLEYLSQLCQVTAMENGNEVISGQGFQTLRTSDRSVDSNGYANATGCFKGSTMIDERIHHMHFTFDALSILPKCQQGELLFSMFANGSDHVEEGRQSANRILMEGFLKRVKHLHNKELQLTSMQSQKFTEMLLNRPRDDESNLAFFSKERNKKNEIPSDYHPHWRCFVKGISATHVIMTILPASEKDVYLIAFPQNQNESDLSNRNSLDVNETNSSENLYEKKSDSFEQISPDNSNSNRSNTPLDNAKTTESEGLLIPVYVYNCSLALLIDALIEKLESPRNKDIYQDHTFRVGQKDREEFLHSKLINSMKTSSPEPKSEDSDNATSDQKSLMEHCKMLNFAHCHCYVAAVYKSLALQQPLSYEDMEAAVELCEESLIEIDITNYLQSVCRHLSISQDGNISSQLKSNVCYDVKPLHNLIKDKFEGIITVAFRPVPAHPEFYYCSPLWISKKTGRVHSERSDSDDDLEAFAFHSDINCKLDDSSCQGNEDGDATGTNDFRKLPNCVYGDSFNDELQEDNISDKEQPLFLRLSCSVYFRSGLKSTPVNLLPTCFSEIVQRMDVLSKDENETDMNLNNLKVSLGIICLNLPREVVDVTAKRCRNVKSNNNFYDSALDNVHVEYERSLSSEKKSESLPERMKHLPLYQHSAITNLTYEIEWLLQDETATALLDRSPPTEKTLKFVARHVSESTERTSCSMDKVPLHFVFPSENSVTKFLEELQKLRIDRYCIQQEGSLFYFIKNAEDSFEEAADKEKVSSLKDQVLIRRDDTIENIEQNVPMDVRTSGRFDTVDPPGCCSDISSIGEGKIGTDDGYEGDSSNSEDDLQWLIELDRRRDSLPNFWLILQVENSHVNVYFHCRFLELVSPEVDCYKQIQTMLVTQLKLICRRVNQYLLLQNLHDTRTCDVLLEPELNEDHVWRGDTSSESGGSLQSNSSILNFTAGMFRCPVVWEVSFYLHPRLKTGPGRSGLSRGIKALHNVLNWFSVNNRSNMFVYQENNKNVFYLRLHEQINDGKPLQNKLSESDEKLTVSRSNSAASLSQAKGIDSTNDHSLANDTRPRVRSFGEKESDILNKTGDSIILKVHGISEAGPLVKCDLVQVLQNRLDDAVFEVLSVMLARNPMCKLTPADVHFIQKPYKNPESIVQLSVQPHCLLHMAALGHYLRQNLLQFLYIPKYTDHRTCYHFQDYSQPEGSNNRVAESDIFLYNQSQSSGSKGIACIALAIADSKNETRQIDEASCEANLREHLKAGNFENLVSTSIYTSKSNAKRLIEFRIWKQGRVNLEALLQKLCAAVRYATWDLVTEYNLLSTALTEPLECIDKDTSTDDKETSQQNKQIQSKDPDNIVINQYEFGEEGKLNEIYHTILTKWFKYALDVGVPAVKKHEVIIHHRHSIPVIVRELQNLIRGHAPDTSSRAFVLRDRQPFLSETVTCTSNLLAFCENAEARKRWLTNVNEREKTLSPVYVSCDFSKHEQGTYTNCILIARNFYQWKVSFGKTIEEELLVPKDQKLLQKFNPLILPSDFVPRQRILLAEIQSGNITFYMYNWSKERSEKFIKQTTSLGTWLSSRSQLFTNIIMQKLGIFHHQPTSNYQQGEQNNTQYYQITDMESLTKFPHASHGENKSGSKQHGRSNPLPWNQLVGQATKETESNVYHLNDDIDPVVKTAYDLQDFRHRERKAKEDMNRLYTIWQNRSSASNIPVCFDTLNTFKQHSRLIHFCHTPLLFLPTWRLQSAATRDHSLTPPCSLVSSNVGQQANEQTQSKEDPAKAVIVKWHRELCNSMLTEYKQYLQILGFSSIQVESQDKTDTEQTPHQTHYLKKSMLGGVLLFEIHLAQPFFIAKLRVIECNRLSTKTNSAIINQFVLSFVDACDKIKINMHLHSFTYDFHLRCIHSYIAGKGFWSLQQGYHLTHFLDDFNKYYSKAPNYARNLVYSGKISRWCRFFRIRVRSSLFVKSYIYVSDVVNVRNLATPARMLYTYLLAHEETYGMRAFVMSNEPQESQEGEYVLFKLQSTPLVSYCDAQDTRYIDDFDVALIVSRIEQPPEIERTEITLKYYLMLTSKRELYPKRDLENNKLGKFRTVYSVIKLGNNSQPGNSSESNSISMVVQPSVVKKSCKREGNNPTDSDSRNSDLDSNDNSKESDEKTVTTINNLAPTPPPVPNSPLTQNHNILNTSSSSSSSPHLVQIRQESVNYLGYYSSHEQLMQQLIMSQAQAARRHIIDMIERGASQCRTHLLWNKLFENKSSMTYTEFMELCSLAHVEPLSHLEPRLSSLSSQPVSWYQTLTKVLQNKYQEYHKQFSTADGNITHHLILHHRSLQAFTMLTIDLHTSRGDLYVVYRKSAEVTNTPVNMEDVYSLIEGFINACCFHLWTSLCNQ, from the exons CAATACTGCCATGATTTTACCAGAAGCTAACTTTATTAACATGCTGCGCTATGGAATGTTAGCTCTTACTTTGTTACCGGAACATAGTTGTGCGC ATCTGATTATTATCTCTGATGGGATAGTTAGCACGACCGATGTTCACGTGTTAGATTCAATTATGCAACAATTGCGCGCAACAACTATTGCATGTAGTTTTGTACATGTCGGTAGCGTATATCATCCGCATTGTGCGGACGGATTGATACCTTATCAGGATCTCTTGTGTTTTCTTGCAGCAGCAACTTTAGGGAGTTACATGACATATATGCCACAAATT GTACCTGAACACggagaagatataaatatgtatcataaaaattttctctattggCAATTATATCGTGACACATCCAATTCTATTATCTCAACTAAACAGACTAAGTGGCAttctaataatacatttttttacggTCACAAACCAGTTCATCTtctgagaaagaaacagatagacGACCAAGTTACGTGTACGTTAAGCAGTTTATTGTGTTGTCGCTTGCGCGAGggatatttaataaagagaGCAATAATAAGAGAAGACATTCTTGAAATatgtttcgttcttttatggAAGAGCAATGTCTTTTTGGAACACTTGGTAACGTGTCCTTGGTCTTCTAAGTCCTTGTCGGTCTCTAATACGATACAATATACAATTACGATAGAAG CGCCTTACGAATTTCTGCATGACATAACGTGTTTATCTAAAAAGCCGCTTAAGTCACAATATCGTCAGGGTGTTGTATCACGTTTTTGGATAGCCATAAAATCGTTAACCGAAAGCGACAACATGTTGGCACACTTCAGTTGGTTTCCTGGATCCGGTTGGAGTTGGTACAACATACCGGATACCATTAGAAGTGGAATTCCTGTATTCAATTTATCTGCTCACCCTGTGCCTAATACTCTTCAGCTTAG TGATGCTGCCTGCCCGCAGTTTGGACAAATATGGCATCCAGTCGTTTCGATGGAAACTGCACAATGGGCCCGTTGGATGCACACGCAAAGGATCACATTGGTTTTATCGCACGACCGACCATTACCGAAATATTTGCATCAAGCAAATCAGAATGGAAGATTTCAATGGATTCAATGTCGTCAAGCGGCCGCTGTTCTATATGCCATGTTGAAAACTTGGGCAACGTTTGTACTAGTTGAGAATCACACATATGTCCAGTTTATATACAAAGAAGTAGAGAAGCCACCAGTAGCATTTTCATTAATACGTGTTAATTGTAAGGCACTCTGTGTCGTGTTAAATATTGCGTTCACAGGTGGGACCGAGGGTGGTGTCAGGCATAACGTCGTAGTCGATCTTATTGAAAGATTATCTCAATTGACTTTGCCAAATAGACCTATGGAATATCAAGAAACGCTTTGTTGCACGGTTATACACAAACCTTTGGAAAAGATTTTGATACGTTACGAACGTGTACCTAACGATCCAAGCGTTATGGTATTTCCTGACATAACGCATACGAATTCAAACAGAAATCCATCGATATTGACCAACAATCATACCACGACGCTATCGAGATATTTGTTTCACAATCGATGGTTGTGGCACGTTAAACGACCATTTGTACATATCGTACCTGGTATTACCTTGCCACGATTGAACATAACAGCGATCGCTAGGATTCTCTCAACTATTACAAA gATGCGTTTAGAGGAAGGTTTTTATTTCGCTTATTCGGCAGCTGGCATCATAAACATGGTATTGGAGGTAAACATGCAAGGTCTTGGAAAAAATTCCGAACATTTCCCGTGCATCGtacaatatatcatatttccaCCTCAAATTGTATTGAATGCAACCCTAGAAGCGGATCAATCCGACGAAGATACCGACGAAG gTACCGTGGACGGTGATCTCAGTACAGAAGACTGCGAGGGATCTGGcgattttcaaataatcaCGGAAATTTGGATCGAACCGCAATATGGTCACGTAGGCATGTTAACCAAACGTGCCGGTGAATTCATGCACTCTCTGCAATATCATCAATTACCTGACGCG ATCGCTCGCATAGACGAAGAATGCGTAAACGCTCTGCTAACTCTCGAGTACCTGAGTCAACTCTGTCAGGTAACGGCAATGGAAAATGGAAACGAAGTTATTTCTGGTCAGGGCTTTCAAACTTTGAGGACGAGCGATCGTAGCGTAGATTCTAATGGATACGCGAACGCGACAGGATGCTTCAAAGGATCGACGATGATCGACGAAAGGATTCATCACATGCACTTTACCTTCGATGCTCTCAGCATTCTACCTAAGTGCCAACAAGGCGAACTCTTGTTCTCCATGTTTGCTAATG GTTCCGATCATGTCGAAGAAGGAAGACAAAGCGCTAACAGGATTCTAATGGAAGGATTTCTGAAACGCGTTAAACATTTACATAATAAAGAACTCCAGCTTACGAGTATGCAGTCGCAAAAATTTACCGAGATGCTTTTGAATAGACCTCGCGACGACGAATCTAATTTGgcatttttttcgaaag aacgaaataaaaaaaatgagattcCTTCAGATTATCATCCTCATTGGCGTTGCTTCGTTAAAGGGATAAGTGCGACCCACGTGATAATGACTATTTTGCCAGCATCGGAAAAGGACGTCTATCTAATAGCGTTTCCTCAAAATCAAAACGAAAGTGATTTAAGCAATAGAAATAGCTTGGACGTTAACGAGACAAATTCTTCTGAGAATTTGTACGAAAAGAAATCCGATTCGTTCGAGCAAATCTCGCCGGACAATTCTAATTCCAATCGATCTAATACACCTCTCGACAACGCTAAAACGACCGAGTCCGAGGGTCTTTTAATCCCTGTTTACGTTTACAACTGTTCCTTGGCATTGTTGATCGATGCATTGATCGAAAAATTGGAGTCTCCACGTAACAAGGATATTTATCAGGATCATACGTTTCGCGTTGGTCAGAAAGATCGAGAAGAGTTTCTTCATTCAAAATTGATTAACAGTATGAAGACCTCGTCGCCCGAACCGAAAAGCGAAGACTCGGATAACGCAACGAGCG atCAAAAAAGTTTGATGGAACATTGCAAGATGTTAAACTTTGCCCATTGCCATTGCTACGTAGCAGCAGTTTACAAATCCTTAGCTCTTCAGCAGCCACTCAGTTACGAGGACATGGAAGCAGCAGTTGAATTGTGCGAGGAAAGTTTGATCGAGATAGACATaactaattatttacaatcgGTATGCAGACATTTGAGTATATCCCAAGATGGTAACATATCGAGTCAGTTGAAGAGTAACGTTTGCTACGACGTTAAACCTTTGCACAATTTGATAAAAGACAAGTTCGAGGGTATTATAACCGTTGCGTTCAGACCGGTACCGGCTCATccagaattttattattgctcGCCATTGTGGATTTCGAAAAAGACC ggTCGAGTTCATTCGGAGAGATCGGACAGCGACGATGATTTAGAAGCGTTCGCGTTTCATTCGGATATCAATTGCAAATTGGACGACTCCTCTTGCCAAg GAAACGAGGATGGCGATGCAACGGGCACGAacgattttagaaaattaccAAACTGCGTCTATGGCGATTCCTTCAATGACGAGCTACAAGAGGACAATATATCCGATAAGGAACAACCGCTTTTCTTACGATTAAGTTGTTCGGTATATTTTCGTTCAGGTTTGAAAAGTACACCTGTCAATTTACTTCCTACCTGCTTCAGCGAGATCGTTCAAAGAATGGACGTTCTTTCGAAGGATGAGAATGAAACGGATATGAATTTGAATAATCTCAAAGTTTCCTTAGGTATAATATGTTTGAATTTACCTAGAGAAGTCGTTGACGTTACTGCGAAACGTTGTAGAAATgtgaaaagtaataataacttttacgACTCGGCGCTCGATAACGTTCACGTCGAATACGAACGTAGTTTGAGCAGCGAAAAGAAGTCCGAAAGTTTACCGGAAAGGATGAAGCATCTTCCGCTTTACCAGCACAGTGCCATCACCAATTTGACCTACGAAATCGAATGGTTGTTGCAAGATGAAACGGCTACGGCACTTTTGGATCGATCACCCCCTACGGAAAAAACATTGAAGTTCGTAGCTCGTCACGTCTCGGAGTCTACGGAACGGACGAGTTGTTCCATGGACAAAGTACCGCTTCATTTCGTATTTCCTTCGGAGAACAGCGTTACGAAATTTTTGGAAGAGCTACAGAAATTGCGGATCGATCGTTACTGCATACAGCAAGAGGGCTcgctgttttattttattaaaaatgcgGAGGACTCGTTCGAGGAAGCTgccgataaagaaaaagtttcgagTTTGAAGGATCAAGTGTTGATTAGAAGAG atgaTACTATCGAAAACATCGAACAAAACGTACCTATGGACGTTCGAACTTCCGGAAGGTTCGACACGGTTGATCCGCCAGGTTGCTGCTCCGATATTTCTAGCATCGGTGAAGGTAAAATAGGTACGGACGATGGTTACGAGGGTGATAGTAGCAACTCCGAAGACGATTTACAATGGTTGATAGAATTGGACAGGCGTAGAGACAGTCTTCCGAATTTCTGGCTAATTTTGCAGGTCGAAAATAGCCACGTCAATGTATATTTTCACTGCAG ATTCCTAGAGCTGGTCTCGCCCGAAGTGGACTGTTACAAGCAAATACAAACGATGCTGGTCACGCAATTGAAATTGATATGTCGTCGAGTGAACCAATACTTGCTTCTCCAAAATCTTCACGACACGCGTACGTGCGACGTACTTTTGGAACCGGAATTAAACGAGGATCACGTTTGGAGAGGCGATACTAGCAGCGAGTCGGGTGGTTCGTTACAAAGCAATAGTTCGATCCTTAACTTTACAGCGGGCATGTTCCGTTGTCCCGTGGTTTGGGAAGTATCATTTTATCTGCATCCTCGTTTGAAAACTGGACCGGGAAGGTCTGGACTGTCTCGTGGTATAAAAGCGCTCCATAATGTTTTGAATTGGTTTTCGGTAAACAACAGAAGTAACATGTTCGTTTATCAGGAAAATAACAAGAACGTATTTTACTTGAGACTTCACGAACAGATCAATGACGGGAAGCCTCTTCAAAACAAGCTTTCGGAAAGCGACGAGAAACTTACGGTTTCTAGAAGCAACAGCGCAGCTTCGTTATCTCAAGCCAAAGGTATCGACAGCACTAACGATCATTCTCTGGCCAACGACACGAGACCAAGAGTCCGATCTTTCGGTGAAAAAGAATCCGACATATTGAACAAGACTGGAGATTCGATAATATTGAAGGTACACGGTATATCCGAGGCCGGACCTTTGGTAAAGTGCGACCTCGTACAAGTTTTACAAAATCGTCTGGACGATGCCGTCTTCGAAGTATTGTCGGTAATGCTGGCGCGCAATCCTATGTGCAAGTTGACACCGGCCGACGTTCACTTCATTCAAAAACCATACAAAAATCCTGAATCTATAGTACAGTTATCCGTTCAACCGCATTGTCTATTACACATGGCAGCGTTAGGACATTACCTCagacaaaatttattacaatttctttatataccgAAATATACCGATCACAGAACATGTTATCACTTTCAAGATTATTCCCAGCCAGAGGGTTCCAACAACAGGGTCGCCGAgtccgatatatttttatataatcaaagcCAATCGAGCGGCAGCAAAGGTATAGCTTGCATCGCTTTGGCAATCGCCGATTCCAAGAACGAGACTCGTCAGATCGACGAGGCGTCTTGCGAAGCGAATCTTCGCGAACACTTGAAGGCCGGCAACTTCGAGAACTTGGTATCCACTTCCATATATACGAGTAAGAGCAACGCCAAACGGCTGATAGAATTTAGAATATGGAAACAAGGCCGGGTCAACTTGGAAGCGTTGCTTCAAAAATTGTGCGCTGCCGTCAGATATGCAACTTGGGATTTGGTTACGGAGTACAATCTTTTGTCTACGGCTCTCACCGAACCGTTGGAATGTATCGATAAGGATACTTCGACGGATGACAAGGAAACGTCTCAACAAAACAAGCAGATTCAATCGAAGGATCCCGACAATATCGTTATCAACCAATACGAATTCGGGGAGGAAGGCAAGCTCAACGAGATCTATCACACGATATTAACTAAATGGTTCAAATATGCTTTGGACGTTGGCGTGCCCGCCGTTAAGAAACACGAAGTTATAATTCATCACAGACACTCCATTCCCGTTATCGTCAGAGAATTACAGAATTTAATACGCGGTCATGCACCTGACACATCCAGCAGAGCATTCGTTTTACGCGATCGTCAGCCGTTTCTCAGTGAAACTGTCACCTGTACATCGAATCTCTTAGCCTTCTGTGAAAATGCCGAGGCTAGAAAAAGATGGCTTACGAACGTTAACGAACGCGAGAAAACATTATCTCCGGTTTATGTCTCCTGTGATTTCAGCAAACACGAGCAGGGAACTTATACGAATTGTATCCTGATCGctagaaatttttatcaatggaAGGTATCCTTTGGCAAGACGATCGAAGAGGAATTACTTGTTCCCAAAG atcAAAAATTGTTGCAAAAATTCAATCCACTGATACTGCCGTCCGACTTTGTACCAAGACAGCGGATACTATTGGCTGAAATCCAAAGTGGCAAT ATAACGTTTTATATGTACAATTGGTCGAAAGAGAGATCGGAAAAGTTTATCAAGCAAACGACGAGCTTGGGTACTTGGCTGTCGTCGAGATCGCAACTCTTCacgaatataataatgcaAAAGTTGGGTATATTTCATCATCAACCAACGTCGAATTATCAACAGGGCGAACAAAATAATACCCAGTACTATCAAATCACCGATATGGAGAGTCTAACGAAATTTCCGCACGCCTCGCACGGTGAAAATAAATCGGGTTCTAAGCAACATGGCAGGAGTAATCCTTTGCCGTGGAATCAGCTGGTTGGCCAAGCTACGAAAGAAACCGAGAGCAATGTTTATCATTTGAACGACGACATTGATCCCGTTGTGAAAACGGCATACGACTTGCAAGATTTTCGTCATCgcgaaagaaaagcaaaag AGGATATGAACAGATTGTATACGATATGGCAAAATCGTAGTTCTGCCTCGAATATCCCAGTTTGTTTCGACACATTGAACACGTTCAAACAACATTCTCGTTTGATACACTTCTGTCACACgcctttgttatttttaccAACGTGGCGTTTGCAGTCAGCCGCTACGAGAGATCACTCGTTGACGCCGCCGTGTTCTCTTGTCTCTAGTAACGTCGGTCAACAAGCGAACGAACAGACTCAGTCGAAAGAGGACCCAGCGAAAGCCGTCATCGTGAAGTGGCATAGAGAGCTTTGCAACTCCATGTTGACAGAATACAAACAGTACTTGCAAATTTTAGGATTCAGTTCGATTCAAGTCGAATCGCAAGACAAAAC AGACACGGAACAGACGCCGCATCAGACACATTATTTGAAGAAATCGATGTTGGGTGGAGTTTTGTTGTTCGAGATTCACTTGGCCCAGCCATTTTTTATTGCCAAGTTACGTGTCATCGAATGCAATCGTCTTTCAACGAAAACTAACAGCGCCATTATCAATCAA TTCGTCTTGAGCTTCGTGGATGCctgtgataaaataaaaatcaatatgcACTTGCATTCGTTTACGTACGATTTTCATTTACGTTGCATTCACTCCTACATAGCTGGCAAAGGTTTCTGGTCGTTGCAACAAGGTTACCATCTGACACATTTCCTCGACGATTTTAACAAATACTACAGCAAGGCACCTAACTACGCAAGAAATCTCGTTTACAGTGGTAAGATTTCCAGGTGGTGTCGTTTCTTTCGGATACGAGTACGATCGAGTTTGTTCGTCAAATCGTACATTTATGTTTCAGACGTGGTCAATGTAAGAAATTTAGCTACACCAGCTCGTATGttgtatacttatttattagcACACGAGGAAACTTACGGTATGCGAGCATTCGTGATGTCCAACGAACCTCAAGAGTCTCAGGAAGGTGAATACGTTTTGTTTAAGCTACAGAGCACTCCGTTGGTTAGTTATTGCGACGCTCAAGATACCAGATACATCGACGACTTCGACGTTGCTCTGATAGTTTCAAGAATCGAACAGCCACCGGAAATAGAAAGGACGGAGATaacgttgaaatattatctcatGTTGACCAGCAAACGTGAGCTCTATCCTAAACGAGACTTGGAGAATAATAAGCTTGGCAAATTTCGTACGGTTTATAGCGTCATCAAACTGGGCAACAATTCTCAGCCTGGAAATTCCTCGGAATCTAATTCAATCTCAATGGTGGTGCAACCATCCGTTGTTAAAAAAAGTTGTAAACGCGAAGGGAACAATCCAACGGATTCGGACTCGCGTAACAGTGATTTAGATTCAAACGATAACTCGAAGGAATCCGATGAGAAAACGGTAACTACGATAAACAATTTGGCACCGACCCCACCGCCGGTACCAAACTCACCCCTAACGCAAAAtcataatattcttaatacgtcgagttcgtcgtcgtcgtcgccgcaCTTGGTACAGATTCGTCAGGAATCCGTAAATTATTTGGGATACTATTCGTCCCACGAACAATTGATGCAGCAATTGATCATGTCTCAGGCTCAGGCAGCTAGACGACACATAATCGATATGATAGAACGTGGTGCTTCCCAATGCAGGACTCACTTGCTTTGGaacaaattattcgaaaataaatcatcCATGACTTATACGGAATTCATGGAATTGTGTTCATTGGCTCACGTCGAACCTCTTTCTCATTTGGAGCCTAGACTCAGTTCGCTTAGCAGTCAACCTGTTTCTTGGTACCAAACTTTGACCAAAGTTCTTCAAAACAAGTATCAAGAATATCATAAACAATTTAGTACTGCCGATGGGAATATAACTCATCATCTTATACTACATCATCGCTCTCTTCAAGCATTTACTATGTTGACAATCGATCTCCATACGTCCAGAGGG gatCTATACGTCGTTTATCGTAAATCGGCCGAAGTCACAAATACACCCGTCAACATGGAAGATGTTTACAGTTTGATCGAAGGATTCATTAATGCCTGTTGTTTCCATTTATGGACTAGCTTGTGTAATCAATGA